A section of the Deinococcus multiflagellatus genome encodes:
- a CDS encoding histidine phosphatase family protein has product MLITLVRHGQTAHNAAGRFQGWADIPLNDLGRAQAAALARRLAAHPVRPTHLLSSDLGRALQTAAPLAGALGLPLQPRAELREIHIGAWEGLTFAEIEAQDAARFRQWPQVAAPQGESVADLTRRVGAALAGLGLQPTDHAVVVTHGVVITALLCEWLGWDFGDAWAERRGMHHNTALSSLRWAAGAVQCEPLACAAHLERLPVGAG; this is encoded by the coding sequence ATGCTGATCACCCTGGTAAGGCACGGCCAGACGGCCCACAACGCCGCTGGCCGCTTTCAGGGCTGGGCGGATATCCCCCTGAACGACCTGGGGCGGGCCCAGGCGGCGGCACTGGCACGGCGGCTGGCGGCCCACCCCGTGCGCCCCACCCACCTGCTGAGCAGCGACCTGGGCCGGGCGCTGCAGACGGCCGCGCCGCTCGCCGGGGCGCTGGGCCTGCCCCTGCAACCGCGCGCCGAACTGCGCGAAATTCATATCGGTGCCTGGGAGGGGCTGACCTTCGCAGAGATTGAAGCGCAGGACGCGGCCCGCTTCCGGCAGTGGCCGCAGGTGGCCGCGCCCCAGGGCGAATCGGTGGCGGACCTGACGCGCCGGGTGGGCGCGGCCCTGGCCGGGCTGGGGCTGCAGCCCACCGACCACGCCGTGGTGGTCACGCATGGCGTGGTGATCACCGCGTTGCTGTGCGAGTGGCTGGGCTGGGATTTCGGGGACGCCTGGGCGGAGCGCCGTGGAATGCACCACAACACGGCCCTCAGCAGCCTGCGCTGGGCAGCCGGGGCCGTGCAGTGCGAACCGCTGGCCTGCGCCGCCCATCTGGAGCGCCTGCCGGTGGGCGCCGGTTGA
- the yqeK gene encoding bis(5'-nucleosyl)-tetraphosphatase (symmetrical) YqeK, producing MVRPRRYEHVLRVAELAAQIARANGLDDMRAYAAGILHDIARDLPDGELLRLAPPECEIDAAHPLALHGRAARTLLERWGYQDRVVLEAVEDHTTGPRGGNPVSACVYIADVSEPGRGVNHDIRELALRDLGAALERAIVSKVTYLQGRGIQVHPRTLQAYHALPCVAQAGAAPDSPPPALRLDS from the coding sequence ATGGTCAGGCCACGGCGCTACGAACATGTGCTGCGCGTGGCCGAACTGGCCGCGCAGATTGCCCGTGCCAACGGCCTGGACGACATGCGCGCCTACGCGGCGGGCATCCTGCACGACATCGCCCGTGACCTGCCCGACGGCGAACTGCTGCGCCTCGCCCCCCCCGAGTGCGAGATTGACGCCGCCCACCCGCTGGCGCTGCATGGCCGCGCGGCCCGCACCCTGCTGGAGCGCTGGGGTTACCAGGACCGGGTGGTGCTGGAAGCCGTGGAAGACCACACCACCGGCCCGCGCGGCGGCAACCCGGTGTCGGCCTGCGTGTACATCGCGGACGTTTCTGAACCCGGGCGCGGCGTGAACCATGACATCCGCGAACTGGCGCTGCGGGACCTGGGCGCGGCCCTGGAACGGGCCATCGTCTCGAAGGTGACCTACCTGCAGGGGCGCGGCATTCAGGTGCACCCGCGCACCCTGCAGGCCTACCACGCGCTGCCCTGCGTGGCCCAGGCCGGCGCGGCCCCCGATTCGCCCCCACCCGCCCTGCGCCTGGATTCGTGA
- the rsfS gene encoding ribosome silencing factor, giving the protein MTQDPTIQHQLRAIVDAARERRAEDVVVLDLTDVSSTLEYFVICTATAGLQLNAVQENIREKAQAAGLPRPSVEGPSERWLLLAFGGSVVVHIMTKDAREYYDLEGLWSDARVLDFPEIHA; this is encoded by the coding sequence ATGACCCAAGACCCCACCATTCAGCACCAACTGCGCGCCATTGTGGACGCCGCCCGCGAACGCCGCGCCGAAGACGTCGTGGTGCTGGACCTGACCGATGTCAGCAGCACCCTGGAATACTTCGTGATCTGCACCGCCACGGCGGGACTGCAGCTCAACGCCGTGCAGGAGAACATCCGCGAAAAGGCCCAGGCCGCCGGCCTGCCCCGCCCCAGCGTGGAAGGCCCCAGCGAGCGCTGGCTGCTGCTGGCCTTTGGCGGCAGCGTGGTCGTGCACATCATGACCAAGGACGCCCGCGAGTACTACGACCTTGAAGGCCTGTGGAGCGACGCCCGCGTGCTGGACTTCCCCGAAATTCACGCCTGA
- the coaD gene encoding pantetheine-phosphate adenylyltransferase — MNAVFPGSFDPITSGHMDVLTRAAKIFEHVTVTVMHNARKQGRHLFTLEERLAILREATAHLPNVSVDTFGGLLVDYMAQQKKGIIIRGLRAVSDYEYELQIAHLNRQIGEVETVFIMAATRWSFVSSSMVREIASYGGDISEMVPRASAAALRRKHADVYAEREAEQAGRS, encoded by the coding sequence ATGAACGCCGTCTTTCCCGGCTCCTTCGATCCCATCACGAGCGGACACATGGACGTGCTCACGCGCGCCGCGAAGATCTTCGAGCATGTGACCGTCACGGTGATGCACAACGCGCGCAAGCAGGGCCGTCACCTGTTCACCCTGGAGGAGCGCCTGGCCATTCTGCGGGAGGCCACCGCGCACCTGCCCAACGTCAGCGTGGACACCTTCGGCGGGTTGCTGGTGGACTACATGGCGCAGCAGAAAAAGGGCATCATCATCCGTGGCCTACGGGCGGTGAGCGACTACGAGTACGAACTGCAGATCGCGCACTTAAACCGGCAGATTGGCGAGGTGGAAACGGTGTTCATCATGGCCGCGACCCGCTGGAGCTTTGTCAGTTCCTCGATGGTGCGCGAAATCGCCAGCTACGGCGGCGACATCAGCGAGATGGTGCCGCGCGCCAGCGCCGCCGCCCTGCGCCGCAAGCACGCCGACGTGTACGCCGAACGGGAAGCGGAGCAGGCGGGGCGCAGCTGA
- the cdaA gene encoding diadenylate cyclase CdaA, whose translation MSTPLGQVSVRDILDIALVAFLIYQGYLLVAGTRAVNVVRGILVFAGVWVAAQLLNLTTLGYLLGRAGTVGIFALIVLFQPELRAALERVGRPRGAGAGAGGAALQDLARAMERLAERKTGALIAIERRTPLGEYAATGVPLDALVSVPFLEALFARNAPLHDGGVIVQGSRVIAAGCLFPLQSSDGTYRRYGTRHRAAIGLSELTDAVVLVVSEERGSMRLALGGRLGPDLNGTELREQLRALVYDRLPDLEGAAPTAPEAR comes from the coding sequence CTGTCCACCCCGCTTGGTCAGGTAAGTGTCCGGGACATCCTGGACATCGCCCTGGTTGCGTTTCTGATCTACCAGGGGTATCTGCTGGTGGCGGGCACGCGGGCGGTGAACGTGGTGCGCGGCATTCTGGTGTTCGCCGGGGTGTGGGTGGCGGCGCAACTGCTGAACCTCACCACCCTGGGCTACCTGCTGGGGCGGGCGGGCACGGTGGGCATCTTCGCCCTGATCGTGCTGTTTCAGCCCGAACTGCGCGCGGCCCTGGAACGGGTGGGCCGCCCCCGGGGCGCCGGGGCCGGGGCCGGCGGCGCGGCGCTGCAGGACCTCGCGCGCGCCATGGAGCGCCTTGCCGAGCGCAAAACCGGCGCCCTGATCGCCATTGAGCGCCGCACCCCGCTGGGCGAGTACGCCGCCACCGGGGTGCCGCTGGACGCCCTGGTGAGCGTGCCGTTTCTGGAAGCCCTGTTCGCCCGCAACGCCCCGCTGCACGACGGCGGTGTGATCGTGCAGGGTTCGCGCGTCATTGCGGCTGGCTGCCTGTTTCCGCTGCAGAGCAGCGACGGCACCTACCGCCGCTACGGCACCCGCCACCGCGCCGCCATTGGCCTGTCGGAACTCACCGACGCCGTGGTGCTGGTGGTCAGCGAGGAACGCGGCAGCATGCGACTTGCGCTGGGCGGGCGCCTGGGCCCGGACCTGAACGGCACCGAACTGCGCGAGCAGCTGCGCGCACTGGTCTACGACCGCTTGCCCGACCTGGAGGGCGCTGCCCCCACAGCCCCGGAGGCCCGGTGA
- a CDS encoding LCP family protein, with protein MTPPLTPPRLAGLRALQAFGLTLSTLSLAAFALLSGAGPVSAAPVAGGQAPHFTVLIAGRDIVYCYYQQPCKNQDQRTGLVQPPNTDTVMLVKVDGAQVRVLNIPRDTNVGPFDRFKSVAQQKVNSQYFAGGPEALTRAVETITGERVDSYVIVRTDYVARVIDALGGLDVTVPEGGIEWVDKAAGVNLKLAPGPHHLQGEEAVLFLRVRKGFGDDYGRIDHQKQALTQLAARLKSPQGLAALPTILGGIGNGVETNADPNLLAALRPYLGRLKLSFATLPTDEIRGTFNLAVNRERLAALWNDAPPAQDQPGARVQVVDASGAALGEPLARALRALGFPNVTVTPAPESNEASQVFTGEAVQDANLLAEALNLPRLQGERFPVSAGEVGVFLGQDARTALAALAGLQAAP; from the coding sequence GTGACGCCGCCCCTCACCCCACCGCGCCTGGCCGGGCTGCGCGCGCTGCAGGCCTTTGGCCTGACCCTCTCTACCCTGTCGCTGGCGGCCTTTGCGCTGCTCAGTGGGGCCGGGCCGGTGTCAGCGGCGCCGGTGGCCGGCGGGCAGGCCCCGCACTTCACGGTGCTGATCGCCGGGCGCGACATCGTGTACTGCTACTACCAGCAGCCCTGCAAGAACCAGGACCAGCGCACCGGGCTGGTGCAGCCCCCCAACACCGACACCGTGATGCTGGTGAAGGTGGACGGCGCCCAAGTGCGGGTGCTGAACATTCCGCGCGACACCAACGTGGGCCCCTTTGACCGCTTTAAGTCCGTGGCCCAGCAGAAGGTGAACAGCCAGTATTTCGCGGGTGGCCCCGAGGCCCTCACGCGCGCGGTGGAAACCATTACCGGCGAGCGGGTGGACTCGTACGTGATCGTGCGCACCGACTACGTGGCGCGGGTGATTGACGCCCTGGGCGGCCTGGACGTGACGGTGCCCGAAGGCGGCATTGAGTGGGTGGACAAGGCAGCGGGCGTGAACCTGAAGCTGGCCCCCGGCCCCCACCACCTGCAGGGCGAGGAGGCCGTGCTGTTTCTGCGCGTGCGCAAGGGCTTTGGGGACGACTACGGCCGCATTGACCACCAGAAGCAGGCCCTGACCCAGCTGGCCGCGCGCCTGAAATCCCCGCAGGGCCTCGCGGCGCTGCCCACCATTCTGGGCGGCATTGGCAACGGGGTGGAAACCAACGCCGACCCCAATCTGCTGGCCGCGCTGCGCCCCTACCTGGGCCGCCTGAAGCTGAGCTTTGCCACCCTGCCCACCGATGAAATTCGCGGCACCTTCAACCTCGCGGTCAACCGCGAGCGGCTCGCGGCGCTGTGGAACGACGCCCCGCCGGCCCAGGACCAGCCGGGCGCCCGCGTGCAGGTGGTGGACGCCAGCGGGGCCGCGCTGGGCGAGCCGCTGGCCCGCGCCCTGCGCGCGCTGGGGTTTCCCAACGTGACCGTTACCCCCGCCCCCGAAAGCAACGAGGCCAGCCAGGTCTTTACCGGCGAGGCGGTGCAGGACGCCAACCTGCTGGCCGAGGCCCTGAACCTGCCCCGCTTGCAGGGCGAGCGCTTTCCGGTGTCGGCGGGCGAGGTGGGGGTGTTCCTGGGCCAGGACGCCCGCACCGCCCTGGCCGCCCTCGCGGGCCTGCAGGCTGCGCCCTAG
- a CDS encoding DUF3248 domain-containing protein, whose protein sequence is MTADPPGTPAPIPPELARALEALGGQLVWRMGKDEASDDVVVRLGFASATPRFAHLPRLRSAADAELQAALAENRVVIEWVE, encoded by the coding sequence ATGACCGCCGACCCACCGGGCACCCCGGCCCCCATCCCGCCCGAACTGGCGCGGGCGCTGGAAGCGCTGGGCGGGCAGCTGGTGTGGCGCATGGGCAAGGACGAGGCCAGCGACGACGTGGTGGTGCGCCTGGGCTTCGCTTCAGCCACGCCGCGCTTTGCCCACCTGCCCCGGCTGCGCAGCGCCGCCGACGCCGAACTGCAGGCCGCCCTGGCGGAAAACCGCGTGGTGATCGAGTGGGTGGAGTGA
- a CDS encoding BTAD domain-containing putative transcriptional regulator has product MFAPQHAIPRPLKHELPRAGLLAHLHAETDVALLALVAPSGYGKTTLLAQHARRAARPLAWLTLREADAEPLALGEALAAALQQALPGLALAHWTQARTQGASPEGAARALAHDLAGASANVDVVLDGADVLGADSGQWLDAWLDALPEGHRLLLSARAEPPLGLARRAAQGQAQLLGAAELAFSPNETRAYLSARGHPEPAAELHARLEGWPVGVALVASGAAPHLTPADLLRDVLRTLPPTVRAALPEAAVLPVWSEGAAQALGLALPPGWLREVRRVGVPLTPLGAGSWRPLALVQAALDAELAAQPERAQPVHARAAQDAQASGDGLRALRHWRAAGNHAQAARLAEELVAVYEARWEFRLVREVLDGGPAGGGGPAEASRTLRRALGQALFETGEAARGEALLRALYAEHDTPEPALLFSLGVLAARAGQPGQQLAWAEAGLRAGPSEYDHTRLLRLKASAQLALGQLQAGLDTALEATRRAEQGRALGELGAALTVAQAAYRYLGQPVACEHALRRALDVYAALDMPGRSLVLHNDLADLLRTQGRLGEALGLLRAALPVAARERSVMAAFLHETLGEVLFEQGDWAGSAAQVQAALEGCAAFGLGALPPRLWPKLAEVRLRAGDPGGAAEALAWGELCLGAGGPEAESAWAQSAALLALEEGDLPRAEAQLARVLALAASDEAVRRAGLYGLAVRQRQGTLLPGDLHTLPALLRGLPGVDAALGAELAQQPATPLPAAAPAGPILSVRTCGALAVSVDGEAVPMPLSKSGELLVYLALHGPSTRDQLVDALWDGSAERRHVEYFKVAARQLRAALSRPAGVTFNPLPFEGGRYGLAPEFALAVDVSTLRRALDGGDPEALQAAFAPLQGPFLPEVDTEWAELRRAEYSGDALTAALTLGEWLRAREPRAALPLYRQATVLDPLATAAWQGLARTLLGLGERTAAQQTYAQYCRTLAQELAAEPELPFDAFVQAGV; this is encoded by the coding sequence GTGTTTGCCCCGCAGCACGCCATTCCCCGCCCCCTGAAACACGAGCTGCCGCGCGCCGGGCTGCTGGCGCACCTGCACGCCGAGACCGATGTGGCCCTGCTGGCACTGGTGGCCCCCAGCGGCTACGGCAAGACCACCCTGCTGGCCCAGCACGCCCGCCGCGCCGCGCGCCCCCTGGCGTGGCTGACGCTGCGCGAGGCCGACGCCGAACCCCTGGCCCTGGGCGAGGCGCTGGCGGCGGCGCTACAGCAGGCCCTGCCGGGGCTGGCACTGGCGCACTGGACCCAGGCGCGCACCCAGGGCGCCTCGCCCGAAGGCGCGGCCCGCGCCCTGGCCCACGATCTGGCCGGGGCCAGCGCCAACGTGGACGTGGTGCTGGACGGCGCCGATGTGCTGGGTGCCGACAGCGGGCAGTGGCTGGACGCGTGGCTGGACGCCCTGCCCGAAGGCCACCGCCTGCTGCTCTCGGCGCGTGCCGAGCCGCCCCTGGGCCTGGCCCGGCGGGCCGCGCAGGGCCAGGCCCAGCTGCTGGGCGCCGCCGAACTGGCCTTCAGCCCCAACGAAACCCGGGCCTACCTGAGCGCGCGCGGCCACCCCGAGCCCGCCGCCGAGTTGCACGCCCGCCTGGAAGGCTGGCCGGTGGGCGTGGCACTGGTGGCCTCGGGGGCCGCGCCGCACCTCACGCCCGCCGACCTGCTGCGTGACGTGCTGCGCACCCTGCCCCCCACGGTGCGCGCGGCCCTGCCCGAAGCGGCCGTGCTGCCCGTGTGGTCCGAAGGCGCGGCCCAGGCGCTGGGGCTGGCCCTGCCCCCCGGCTGGCTGCGCGAGGTGCGGCGCGTGGGCGTGCCCCTCACCCCGCTGGGCGCCGGCAGCTGGCGGCCCCTGGCGCTGGTGCAGGCCGCCCTGGACGCCGAACTGGCCGCGCAGCCCGAGCGGGCCCAGCCGGTGCACGCCCGCGCCGCCCAGGACGCCCAGGCCTCGGGCGATGGCCTGCGGGCGCTGCGCCACTGGCGGGCCGCCGGGAACCACGCCCAGGCCGCGCGGCTGGCCGAGGAGCTGGTGGCGGTCTACGAGGCCCGCTGGGAATTCCGGCTGGTGCGCGAGGTGCTGGACGGCGGTCCCGCTGGCGGCGGCGGGCCAGCGGAGGCCAGCCGAACGCTGCGCCGCGCGCTGGGGCAGGCCCTGTTCGAAACCGGCGAGGCGGCGCGCGGCGAGGCCCTGCTGCGCGCCCTGTACGCCGAGCATGACACCCCGGAACCCGCCCTGCTGTTCTCGCTGGGCGTGCTGGCGGCGCGCGCCGGGCAGCCGGGGCAGCAACTGGCCTGGGCTGAAGCTGGGCTGCGCGCGGGCCCCAGTGAGTACGACCACACGCGGCTGCTGCGCCTGAAGGCTTCGGCGCAGCTGGCGCTGGGGCAGTTGCAGGCGGGACTGGACACCGCCCTGGAGGCCACCCGCCGCGCCGAGCAGGGGCGCGCGCTGGGCGAACTGGGTGCGGCGCTGACCGTGGCGCAGGCCGCCTACCGCTACCTGGGCCAGCCGGTGGCCTGCGAGCACGCCCTGCGCCGGGCGCTGGACGTGTACGCGGCGCTGGACATGCCTGGGCGCTCGCTGGTGCTGCACAACGATCTGGCCGACCTGCTGCGCACCCAGGGCCGCCTGGGCGAGGCGCTGGGCCTGCTGCGCGCCGCCCTGCCGGTGGCGGCGCGCGAACGCAGCGTGATGGCGGCCTTTCTGCACGAAACGCTGGGCGAGGTGCTGTTCGAGCAGGGCGACTGGGCAGGCTCGGCCGCGCAGGTGCAGGCGGCGCTGGAAGGCTGCGCGGCCTTTGGGCTGGGGGCCCTGCCGCCCCGGCTGTGGCCCAAACTGGCCGAGGTGCGCCTGCGCGCGGGCGACCCCGGCGGCGCCGCCGAGGCCCTGGCCTGGGGCGAACTGTGCCTGGGGGCTGGCGGCCCCGAAGCCGAGTCGGCCTGGGCGCAGAGTGCGGCCCTGCTGGCCCTGGAGGAAGGCGACCTGCCCCGCGCCGAGGCGCAGCTGGCGCGCGTGCTGGCCCTGGCCGCGTCCGACGAAGCGGTGCGCCGCGCCGGGCTGTACGGGCTGGCGGTGCGCCAGCGCCAGGGCACGCTGCTCCCGGGCGACCTGCACACCCTGCCGGCCCTGCTGCGCGGCCTGCCCGGGGTGGACGCCGCCCTGGGGGCCGAACTGGCCCAGCAGCCGGCCACGCCGCTGCCCGCCGCCGCTCCAGCCGGGCCGATCCTGAGCGTGCGCACCTGCGGGGCGCTGGCGGTCAGCGTGGACGGCGAGGCGGTGCCCATGCCGCTCAGCAAGTCTGGCGAACTGCTGGTTTACCTCGCGCTGCATGGCCCCAGCACCCGTGACCAGCTGGTGGACGCCCTGTGGGACGGCTCGGCCGAGCGGCGGCATGTGGAGTACTTCAAGGTGGCCGCCCGGCAGCTGCGCGCCGCCCTTAGCCGCCCCGCCGGGGTCACCTTCAACCCCCTGCCCTTCGAGGGGGGCCGCTACGGCCTGGCCCCAGAATTCGCTCTGGCGGTGGACGTGAGCACCCTGCGCCGCGCCCTGGACGGCGGTGACCCCGAAGCGCTGCAGGCCGCCTTTGCCCCGTTGCAGGGCCCTTTTCTACCCGAGGTGGACACCGAATGGGCCGAACTGCGCCGCGCCGAGTACAGCGGCGACGCCCTGACGGCCGCCCTCACCCTGGGCGAGTGGCTGCGGGCCCGTGAGCCCCGCGCCGCGCTGCCCCTGTACCGGCAGGCCACGGTGCTGGACCCGCTGGCCACCGCCGCGTGGCAGGGGCTGGCCCGCACCCTGCTGGGCCTGGGCGAGCGCACGGCCGCCCAGCAGACTTACGCCCAGTACTGCCGCACGCTGGCCCAGGAACTGGCCGCCGAGCCCGAACTGCCCTTTGACGCCTTCGTGCAGGCCGGGGTCTAG
- a CDS encoding RsmD family RNA methyltransferase: MSLRILGGTAKGRALQVPDSARPSGARVRKSLFDLLAARAPGGTFLDLHGGSGAIGLEAASRGYAVTLVEKDARAVKALEANARALALRARILRGDALGLLPRLGRFDIVFSDPPYEADIPALTLKLLTSDVVASGGLLVCQHPDRLGLPAHPGYVQEVREYGSNTLTLYERRPEEPEEAPEEA, translated from the coding sequence TTGAGTCTGCGCATTCTGGGCGGCACTGCCAAGGGCCGCGCGCTGCAGGTGCCGGACAGCGCCCGGCCCAGCGGCGCGCGGGTGCGCAAGAGCCTGTTTGACCTGCTCGCCGCGCGCGCGCCGGGCGGCACCTTTCTGGACCTGCACGGCGGCAGCGGCGCCATTGGCCTGGAGGCCGCCAGCCGGGGCTACGCGGTGACGCTGGTGGAAAAGGACGCCCGCGCAGTGAAGGCCCTGGAAGCCAACGCCCGCGCCCTGGCCCTGCGCGCCCGGATTCTCCGGGGCGACGCCCTGGGCCTGCTGCCCCGCCTGGGCCGCTTTGACATCGTGTTCAGTGACCCGCCCTACGAGGCCGACATTCCGGCCCTGACCCTGAAACTGCTGACGAGCGACGTGGTGGCCAGCGGCGGCCTGCTGGTGTGCCAGCACCCGGACCGCCTGGGCCTGCCCGCGCACCCGGGCTACGTGCAGGAGGTGCGCGAGTACGGCAGCAACACCCTGACCCTGTACGAGCGCCGGCCGGAAGAACCGGAGGAGGCACCTGAGGAGGCCTAA
- a CDS encoding DUF3809 domain-containing protein, whose translation MIVEAAQAFAVPWPGPHEAALAFVRDPARTLAHVRFLRGLQAGAGEVRGELVVPLPGLGNVDLPFSSALQLTPAGADLCPQPVAHERAWVEVAGQAQVQGAEVQFAFQFRAHLQTPDAQGWGGAAFEKMVRAAAGRTLERVARELPAALAQAAADDLAAGAAPPARP comes from the coding sequence TTGATCGTCGAAGCGGCGCAGGCCTTTGCCGTGCCCTGGCCAGGTCCCCACGAGGCGGCGCTGGCCTTTGTGCGTGACCCGGCGCGGACCCTGGCCCATGTGCGCTTTCTGCGGGGGCTGCAGGCCGGGGCCGGCGAGGTGCGCGGCGAACTGGTGGTGCCGCTGCCGGGCCTGGGCAACGTGGACCTGCCGTTTTCCAGCGCCCTTCAGCTCACCCCGGCCGGGGCCGACCTGTGCCCGCAGCCTGTGGCGCACGAGCGGGCCTGGGTGGAGGTGGCCGGGCAGGCGCAGGTGCAGGGCGCCGAGGTGCAGTTTGCCTTTCAGTTCCGCGCCCACCTGCAGACCCCGGACGCCCAGGGCTGGGGCGGCGCCGCCTTTGAAAAGATGGTGCGGGCGGCGGCGGGGCGCACTCTGGAACGGGTGGCGCGCGAATTGCCCGCCGCACTGGCCCAGGCCGCCGCCGATGATTTGGCCGCAGGTGCGGCGCCCCCAGCGCGGCCCTGA
- a CDS encoding CdaR family protein, with protein MSAPRLARLRRWLSPRYAWARFTHNLGPKLLALGVSLTLWFVATADRRANVTQGFDVPVTVRDTTGSGEEKRATSNLSPASVRVILSGRPERLRELDPGSVEAVVDVTGIPEGSFTQPVTVTPPTGTAVQRLTPTRVQGFVDTQVQRTLPVTLSVTSPPESSVPRYVVSPTEASVTGAGRVLGAVARLVTSPAALAAGGEQEVALIALDRSGRPVSGVTVRPSTVTVRRLDTGELPVKTVPVVLNTPPRTLRVVAVSLQPSTVRVVAAPELLARLREVSGTVTYRAGTYTVPVRLSVPAGAQALETVSVRLTVEARPAPTPPAP; from the coding sequence GTGAGCGCGCCCCGGCTGGCCCGGCTGCGGCGCTGGCTCAGCCCGCGCTACGCCTGGGCGCGCTTTACCCACAACCTGGGGCCCAAGCTGCTGGCGCTGGGCGTGTCGCTGACCCTGTGGTTCGTGGCCACCGCCGACCGCCGCGCCAACGTGACCCAGGGCTTTGACGTGCCGGTCACCGTGCGCGACACCACCGGCAGCGGCGAGGAAAAGCGCGCCACCAGCAACCTCAGCCCAGCCTCGGTGCGGGTGATTCTCTCCGGGCGCCCGGAGCGCCTGCGCGAACTGGACCCGGGCAGTGTGGAGGCCGTGGTGGACGTGACCGGGATTCCCGAGGGCAGCTTCACCCAGCCCGTAACCGTGACCCCACCCACCGGCACAGCCGTGCAGCGCCTGACCCCCACCCGGGTGCAGGGCTTCGTGGACACCCAGGTGCAGCGCACCCTGCCGGTGACCCTCAGCGTGACCTCGCCCCCCGAATCCAGCGTGCCGCGCTACGTGGTCTCCCCCACCGAGGCCAGCGTGACCGGCGCCGGGCGCGTGCTGGGCGCGGTAGCCCGGCTGGTCACCAGTCCGGCAGCGCTGGCGGCGGGCGGCGAGCAGGAGGTGGCCCTGATCGCCCTGGACCGCAGCGGACGGCCCGTGTCTGGGGTCACGGTGCGGCCCTCCACCGTCACGGTGCGCCGCCTGGACACCGGCGAGTTGCCGGTTAAGACCGTGCCGGTGGTGCTGAACACCCCGCCGCGCACCCTGCGCGTGGTGGCGGTCAGCCTGCAGCCCAGCACCGTGCGCGTGGTGGCGGCCCCCGAACTGCTCGCGCGCCTGCGCGAGGTTTCGGGCACCGTGACCTACCGCGCCGGCACCTACACCGTGCCCGTGCGGCTCTCGGTGCCGGCCGGCGCCCAGGCCCTGGAAACGGTGAGCGTGCGCCTGACGGTCGAAGCCCGCCCCGCCCCCACCCCCCCCGCACCGTGA
- a CDS encoding DUF6183 family protein, protein MTTDVAFLLKEYSGLSWPDPRAWIYGHLCNYLPAAPRIEMAEVLLRHTIFDAPPLIIQRRAADMLVWGQPAAVVERWIEKYLSPEALYMAALLAQTLTLRGRDTSAASWATRLRQALQQAGHPLGTLPLFLHDIERSLPQRHYRYTFGTLGGESLARPGVGIHKPATFIETCAEPVRFTPLAPLDGLTAPFDLWTTASNGQLEAVAVALDAPIPQLTPRLLAGLGLSSVQSAKTVQLYPASVEEVFLNLYLGGLAGGAYGGELYSAEARLAAWRSLGALVGLAFNGDLESVAEPGRCCQLALYADPGSNFFSEIFDFAVACLRSDGQSLAVLAVTDTD, encoded by the coding sequence ATGACGACCGATGTTGCCTTCCTGCTCAAGGAATACAGCGGTCTCAGCTGGCCTGATCCGCGCGCCTGGATTTACGGGCATCTCTGTAACTATTTGCCCGCAGCGCCCCGCATAGAGATGGCCGAGGTACTGCTGCGCCATACGATCTTCGATGCACCGCCCCTGATCATTCAAAGGCGCGCTGCAGACATGCTCGTCTGGGGACAGCCAGCCGCAGTCGTGGAGCGTTGGATCGAGAAGTACCTTTCTCCTGAGGCACTGTATATGGCAGCCCTTCTGGCACAGACGCTGACGCTCCGAGGAAGGGACACCTCTGCGGCCTCCTGGGCCACCCGTTTACGACAGGCCCTCCAGCAGGCTGGGCATCCTCTGGGGACGTTACCGCTGTTCCTCCATGACATTGAGCGCTCTCTGCCCCAGCGCCACTACAGGTACACCTTTGGCACACTGGGAGGAGAGAGCCTCGCCCGCCCCGGAGTGGGCATCCATAAGCCAGCAACCTTCATAGAAACATGCGCAGAGCCAGTGCGCTTCACACCGCTGGCTCCGCTGGACGGTCTGACCGCCCCATTCGACCTTTGGACCACTGCCTCTAACGGTCAACTGGAGGCCGTGGCGGTCGCCCTTGACGCCCCCATTCCCCAGCTCACGCCACGCCTCCTGGCCGGACTTGGCCTGAGCTCTGTACAGTCCGCCAAAACTGTGCAGCTTTACCCAGCCTCTGTGGAAGAGGTGTTTCTCAATCTGTACCTGGGTGGTTTGGCAGGAGGTGCTTACGGGGGCGAACTGTACAGTGCTGAAGCCCGGTTGGCGGCGTGGCGTTCATTGGGGGCACTGGTGGGTCTCGCTTTCAACGGTGACCTTGAAAGTGTGGCTGAGCCGGGTCGCTGTTGCCAGCTTGCGCTATACGCTGACCCTGGCAGTAATTTTTTCTCTGAGATTTTCGATTTCGCCGTGGCCTGCCTGCGGTCCGACGGCCAAAGTTTGGCGGTCCTCGCCGTCACGGATACCGATTGA